The following proteins are co-located in the Sphingomonas panacis genome:
- a CDS encoding nitroreductase family protein, with product MFNDTSSPLALLSTRRSGKPRDMIAPGPSPEQMETILTIAARTPDHGKLAPWRFVVVPDDKRDRLAEVITDAYRAERPQATRVEIDSLVQFAHQAPALVVVLSAPHPTSKIPTWEQELSAGAACMNLLVAAHASGFVGGWLTGWPAYSDAVRDAFGAAPERIAGFIFLGTPERMLDERPRPNLGEVVSTWQG from the coding sequence ATGTTCAACGACACCAGTTCGCCGCTCGCGCTGCTTTCCACCCGCCGCTCGGGCAAGCCGCGCGACATGATCGCCCCCGGCCCTTCGCCCGAGCAGATGGAGACGATCCTCACCATCGCCGCGCGCACCCCCGATCACGGCAAGCTCGCGCCGTGGCGCTTCGTAGTCGTGCCCGACGACAAACGCGACCGGCTCGCCGAGGTCATCACCGATGCGTACCGCGCCGAGCGGCCGCAGGCGACACGAGTCGAGATCGATTCGCTCGTCCAGTTCGCGCATCAGGCGCCGGCGCTCGTCGTCGTGCTCTCGGCGCCGCATCCGACCAGCAAGATCCCGACGTGGGAGCAGGAGCTTTCGGCCGGGGCGGCGTGCATGAACCTGCTCGTCGCCGCGCATGCTTCGGGCTTCGTCGGTGGCTGGCTGACCGGCTGGCCGGCCTATTCGGATGCGGTGCGCGACGCATTCGGCGCCGCGCCCGAGCGGATCGCCGGCTTCATCTTCCTCGGCACGCCCGAGCGCATGCTCGACGAGCGGCCCCGGCCGAATTTGGGCGAGGTCGTTTCCACCTGGCAGGGGTAA
- a CDS encoding family 20 glycosylhydrolase, whose amino-acid sequence MRTSGTIILGGLAAFGATAAAAAPPALVPLPASIIAQPGRGFDVPTSPRLRVAPHDDAARAAATALRDRLASTTRLRPSVVESAEPSAGDIAFASDPAAPGGTEGYSLTVADTGVTIRASAAAGLYYGGVTLWQLLTQQPGGTTHLADVTIADQPRFAWRGLMLDSARHMQPVAYVERFLDWMAVHKLNRFHWHLTDDQGWRIEIKRYPRLTSVGAWRTAVAPDTIAPDGTPVTRYGGFYTQDQIRAVVAYAAARHITIVPEIDLPGHSTALIAAYPRLGVRGFAPEPVASDWGLLPEVLNTDEATIATVENILTEVMALFPGRFVHLGGDEVDPTQWQTSAETQARMTALGLKDAPALERWFIARLGRFLEAHGRRLIGWDEIQEGATGAGLDSQAAIMSWHDGDGAAKAIASGHDVVIAQAPLYYLDNRQKNTADEPPGWSDIVTARMLYEHDPVPAGLSPEARRHVLGLQGQMWTERARREDWVTQMVWPRAAAIAEVGWSPPARDWDGFQSRMAVQRARYRLIGLDAGTEVAAPPAPGPRRASIDLDFCTPGATAFILEAPPRAGGGTALVRVSPQHPCWLYRAADLDAARRLDVAAVKLAFNMRLGNAAPIARLAKPRTAAGEIDVHLDRVDGPLLASLPLGGWPADADRHALSAALPGGGGRHDLYFVLTGADIDSRAKVRPPMIAVESVALQ is encoded by the coding sequence ATGCGCACATCCGGCACGATCATTCTGGGCGGCCTCGCCGCATTCGGCGCGACCGCCGCCGCCGCCGCGCCGCCCGCGCTGGTGCCGCTGCCCGCCTCGATCATCGCGCAGCCGGGCAGGGGATTCGACGTTCCGACATCGCCGCGCCTGCGTGTCGCGCCGCACGATGACGCCGCCCGCGCCGCCGCCACCGCCTTGCGCGACCGGCTCGCGAGCACGACACGCCTGCGCCCGAGCGTCGTCGAATCCGCCGAGCCAAGCGCCGGCGACATCGCCTTCGCCAGCGATCCCGCCGCGCCGGGCGGCACGGAAGGCTATTCGCTCACCGTCGCCGACACCGGCGTCACGATCCGCGCCTCGGCGGCGGCGGGGCTGTATTATGGCGGCGTTACCTTGTGGCAGTTGCTCACCCAGCAGCCCGGCGGGACCACCCATCTCGCGGACGTGACGATCGCCGATCAGCCGCGCTTCGCGTGGCGCGGGCTGATGCTCGATTCGGCGCGGCACATGCAACCGGTCGCCTATGTCGAGCGATTCCTCGACTGGATGGCGGTTCACAAGCTCAACCGGTTTCACTGGCATCTGACTGACGATCAGGGCTGGCGGATCGAGATCAAACGCTATCCGCGCCTGACCTCGGTCGGCGCGTGGCGCACGGCGGTGGCGCCCGATACGATCGCGCCGGACGGTACGCCGGTCACGCGCTACGGCGGCTTCTACACGCAGGACCAGATCCGCGCGGTGGTCGCCTATGCCGCCGCGCGGCACATCACGATCGTTCCCGAGATCGACCTGCCGGGGCACAGCACCGCGCTGATCGCGGCATACCCCCGGCTCGGCGTGCGCGGCTTCGCGCCCGAGCCGGTCGCATCGGACTGGGGGCTGCTGCCCGAAGTGCTCAACACCGACGAGGCGACGATCGCCACGGTCGAGAACATCCTGACCGAAGTGATGGCGCTGTTCCCCGGCAGGTTCGTCCATCTCGGCGGCGACGAGGTCGATCCGACGCAGTGGCAGACCTCCGCCGAGACGCAGGCGCGGATGACGGCGCTCGGCCTCAAGGACGCGCCGGCGCTCGAACGCTGGTTCATCGCGCGGCTCGGGCGCTTCCTGGAGGCGCATGGCCGCCGGCTGATCGGCTGGGACGAGATTCAGGAGGGGGCGACCGGCGCGGGGCTCGACTCGCAGGCGGCGATCATGTCGTGGCACGACGGGGACGGCGCGGCCAAGGCGATCGCCTCCGGGCACGATGTCGTCATCGCGCAGGCGCCGCTCTATTACCTCGACAACCGCCAGAAGAACACCGCCGACGAGCCACCCGGCTGGAGCGACATCGTCACCGCCAGGATGCTCTACGAGCATGATCCGGTGCCCGCCGGCCTGTCGCCCGAGGCGCGGCGCCATGTGCTCGGGCTACAAGGCCAGATGTGGACCGAGCGCGCGCGTCGCGAGGATTGGGTGACGCAGATGGTGTGGCCGCGCGCCGCCGCCATCGCCGAGGTCGGCTGGAGCCCGCCCGCACGCGACTGGGACGGCTTTCAGAGCCGCATGGCGGTGCAGCGTGCGCGCTACCGGCTGATCGGTCTCGACGCCGGCACGGAAGTCGCAGCGCCGCCCGCGCCGGGGCCGCGCCGCGCGAGCATCGATCTCGATTTCTGCACACCCGGCGCGACCGCGTTCATCCTCGAAGCGCCGCCGCGCGCGGGCGGCGGCACCGCGCTGGTCCGCGTATCGCCGCAGCATCCGTGCTGGCTGTACCGCGCCGCCGATCTCGACGCGGCACGGCGGCTCGATGTCGCGGCGGTGAAGCTGGCGTTCAACATGCGGCTCGGCAATGCCGCGCCGATCGCTCGCCTCGCCAAGCCGCGCACCGCCGCCGGCGAGATCGACGTGCATCTCGATCGGGTCGACGGGCCGCTCCTCGCCTCGCTCCCGCTCGGCGGCTGGCCGGCGGACGCGGACCGCCATGCGCTGTCGGCGGCGCTGCCGGGCGGAGGCGGCAGACATGACCTGTATTTCGTACTGACCGGCGCCGATATCGATTCGCGCGCCAAGGTGCGGCCGCCGATGATCGCGGTCGAGAGCGTAGCGTTGCAGTGA
- a CDS encoding pentapeptide repeat-containing protein produces MTNPVSGHSIAGETLTRADIAALAGAAPVRLIDCDLAEAELGRLDLSGWSFEACDLRRADLSGARLERTQWRSCRGAFASFTGADLGDAVFAASDFNNALLRGATLSSASFTSCKLTGADFTDARALDLRFEETLLIDARLAGFSFLKQTLTRLDLSRADLRKCDFRHAVFEACSLRDANMAGSRFTGADLRGADLGGLRLVDAALFRGATISRDQAGQLLGELGLNVR; encoded by the coding sequence GTGACCAACCCTGTCTCCGGCCACAGCATTGCGGGCGAGACGCTCACGCGCGCCGACATCGCGGCGCTGGCCGGCGCGGCGCCGGTGCGGCTGATCGACTGCGATCTCGCCGAGGCGGAGCTTGGCCGGCTCGATCTGTCGGGCTGGAGCTTCGAAGCGTGCGACCTGCGGCGTGCCGACCTCTCCGGTGCCCGGCTGGAGCGAACGCAGTGGCGATCGTGTCGCGGCGCGTTCGCGAGCTTCACCGGCGCGGACCTCGGCGACGCGGTGTTCGCGGCGAGCGATTTCAACAACGCGCTGCTACGCGGCGCGACATTGTCGTCGGCGTCGTTCACGAGCTGCAAGCTGACCGGCGCCGACTTCACCGATGCGCGCGCGCTCGATCTGCGCTTCGAGGAGACATTGCTGATCGACGCGCGGCTGGCAGGCTTCTCGTTCCTCAAGCAGACGCTCACCCGGCTCGATCTCAGCCGTGCGGACTTACGTAAATGCGACTTCCGCCATGCCGTGTTCGAGGCGTGCAGCCTGCGCGACGCCAACATGGCCGGTTCGCGCTTCACCGGCGCGGATTTGCGCGGTGCCGATCTCGGCGGCTTGCGGCTGGTCGATGCCGCGCTGTTCCGGGGCGCCACCATCTCGCGCGACCAAGCCGGGCAATTGCTGGGCGAACTGGGCCTCAACGTGCGGTAG
- the fghA gene encoding S-formylglutathione hydrolase, with translation MIGIETLSTNRAHGGVQGVYRHQSSATATPMTFSVFVPDHAPGTTLPVMWFLSGLTCTHANVTEKGEYRQACAELGLIFVAPDTSPRGEGVADVPDYDFGQGAGFYVDATEAPWSAHFRMRSYIEQELPALIAAAFPADMTRQGITGHSMGGHGALTIGLRNPDRFRSVSAFAPIVAPSQVPWGQKALAGYLGDDPAAWRAHDAVALIEDGARVGELLVDQGDADSFLADQLRPQLLEAACHAAGIALTLRIQPGYDHSYYCISTFLADHLRWHAERLG, from the coding sequence ATGATCGGCATCGAAACGCTCTCGACCAACCGCGCACACGGTGGCGTGCAGGGTGTCTATCGGCACCAATCCTCGGCGACGGCCACTCCGATGACCTTCTCGGTGTTCGTGCCCGATCATGCGCCGGGCACGACCCTGCCGGTGATGTGGTTCCTGTCGGGGCTGACCTGCACCCACGCCAACGTCACCGAGAAGGGTGAGTATCGGCAGGCGTGCGCCGAACTCGGGCTGATCTTCGTCGCGCCCGACACCTCGCCGCGTGGCGAGGGGGTGGCGGATGTGCCGGACTATGATTTCGGACAGGGCGCCGGCTTCTATGTCGATGCCACCGAAGCACCGTGGTCGGCGCATTTCCGCATGCGCTCGTACATCGAACAGGAACTGCCGGCGCTGATCGCCGCCGCATTTCCCGCCGACATGACCCGGCAGGGAATCACCGGCCATTCGATGGGCGGGCACGGCGCGCTGACGATCGGCCTGCGCAATCCCGATCGTTTCCGCAGCGTCTCCGCGTTCGCGCCGATCGTCGCGCCCTCGCAGGTGCCGTGGGGGCAGAAGGCGCTGGCCGGCTATCTCGGCGACGACCCGGCGGCGTGGCGCGCGCACGATGCGGTCGCGCTGATCGAGGACGGTGCGCGCGTCGGCGAACTGCTGGTCGATCAGGGCGATGCCGATTCGTTTTTGGCCGATCAGTTGCGCCCCCAGTTGCTCGAAGCGGCGTGCCACGCCGCCGGCATCGCGCTGACGCTGCGGATCCAGCCCGGCTACGATCACAGCTATTATTGCATCTCGACCTTCCTCGCCGACCATCTGCGCTGGCACGCTGAGCGTCTCGGCTGA
- a CDS encoding MDR family MFS transporter yields MASSAAAPKAQRPAKARPPADAEGRRADASAWLAVAAGTLGALMATLDISIVNSALPTIQGEIGASGTEGTWVATAYLVAEIVIIPLSAWLTRMLGLRTFLLIATVLFTGFSLICGTSTNLTQMIIGRVGQGFTGGALIPTAQTIIAQRLPRAQQPVGIAMFGVVAIMGPVIGPLLGGWLTENVSWHYAFFINLPICMVLAVLLFVGLPHQKAKLGEFANADWLGIAGLALGLGGLTVVLEEGQRELWFDSSLIRTVTAISVVGFACLFAGQVFAKRPVIKLSLLLDRQFGSVALMGIVLGIVLYGTSYVIPQFLASIADYNSLQSGKVVLLSGIPSLLLMAIVPILLKRIDIRIAVGAGLIIMGTSALIDSTLNVQSSGGDFTASQLMRGVGQILTMLFLSQAAVQSVPPADAGDASGLYNAARNLGGSLALAGISIIQDQRVWFHSRRMEESLHANSVAVQDYMAATARSVGSQAAAYRLVGRQIQVEALVMTYNDIFFVMGVGALIVLPLVFFLRPLPKHSEPATVH; encoded by the coding sequence GTGGCTAGTTCAGCCGCCGCCCCCAAGGCCCAGCGGCCAGCCAAGGCGCGGCCCCCGGCCGATGCCGAGGGCCGCCGCGCCGATGCGAGCGCGTGGCTGGCGGTGGCGGCGGGGACGCTCGGCGCGCTGATGGCGACGCTCGACATCTCGATCGTCAACTCGGCGCTCCCCACCATCCAGGGCGAGATCGGCGCGAGCGGGACCGAGGGCACCTGGGTCGCGACCGCCTATCTGGTCGCGGAGATCGTCATCATCCCGCTGTCGGCATGGCTGACGCGGATGCTTGGGCTGCGCACGTTCCTGTTGATCGCGACGGTGCTGTTCACCGGCTTCTCGCTGATCTGCGGCACGTCGACCAACCTGACGCAGATGATCATCGGCCGGGTCGGGCAGGGCTTCACCGGCGGCGCGCTGATCCCGACCGCGCAGACCATCATCGCGCAGCGGCTGCCGCGGGCGCAGCAACCTGTCGGCATCGCGATGTTCGGCGTGGTCGCGATCATGGGGCCGGTGATCGGCCCACTGCTCGGCGGCTGGCTGACCGAAAATGTGAGCTGGCATTACGCCTTCTTCATCAACTTGCCGATCTGTATGGTGCTCGCGGTGCTGCTGTTCGTCGGCCTGCCGCACCAGAAGGCCAAGCTCGGCGAGTTCGCCAATGCGGACTGGCTTGGCATCGCGGGCCTCGCGTTGGGACTGGGCGGGCTGACCGTCGTGCTCGAAGAGGGGCAGCGCGAATTGTGGTTCGATTCGAGCCTGATCCGCACCGTGACGGCGATCTCGGTGGTCGGATTCGCCTGCCTGTTCGCTGGGCAGGTGTTCGCCAAACGGCCGGTCATCAAGCTCAGCCTGCTGCTCGATCGCCAGTTCGGTTCGGTCGCGTTGATGGGGATCGTGCTCGGCATCGTGCTGTACGGCACGTCCTATGTCATCCCGCAGTTCCTCGCCTCGATCGCCGATTACAATTCGCTGCAATCGGGCAAGGTGGTGCTGCTGTCGGGCATCCCCAGCCTGTTGCTGATGGCGATCGTGCCGATCCTGCTCAAGCGCATCGATATCCGCATCGCGGTGGGGGCGGGGCTGATCATCATGGGAACGTCCGCACTGATCGATTCGACCCTGAACGTGCAATCCTCCGGTGGCGACTTCACCGCCTCGCAATTGATGCGCGGCGTCGGCCAGATCCTGACGATGCTGTTTTTGAGCCAAGCGGCCGTGCAGTCGGTTCCGCCGGCCGATGCCGGTGACGCATCGGGCCTGTACAACGCGGCGCGCAACCTCGGCGGCAGCCTCGCGCTCGCCGGCATTTCGATCATCCAGGATCAGCGAGTGTGGTTCCATTCGCGGCGCATGGAGGAATCGCTCCACGCCAATTCGGTGGCGGTGCAGGATTACATGGCGGCGACCGCGCGGAGCGTCGGCAGTCAGGCGGCGGCGTATCGTCTGGTCGGCCGGCAAATTCAGGTCGAGGCTCTGGTGATGACCTATAACGACATCTTCTTCGTGATGGGGGTCGGCGCGCTGATCGTGCTGCCGCTCGTCTTTTTCCTTCGGCCGCTGCCGAAGCATTCCGAACCCGCGACGGTGCATTGA
- a CDS encoding S-(hydroxymethyl)glutathione dehydrogenase/class III alcohol dehydrogenase: MKTRAAVAFEAKKPLEIVELDLEGPKAGEVLVEIMATGICHTDAYTLDGLDSEGLFPSVLGHEGAGIVREVGAGVTSVTPGDHVIPLYTPECRQCKSCLSGKTNLCTAIRATQGKGLMPDGTTRFSYKGQPIFHYMGCSTFSNFTVLPEIAVAKIREDAPFNSACYVGCGVTTGVGAVVNTAKVQVGDNIVVFGLGGIGLNVLQGARLAGANKIIGVDINPDREEWGRRFGMTDFIDARGKSRDETIAEILALTDGGADYTFDCTGNTEVMRTALEACHRGWGTSIVIGVAEAGKEISTRPFQLVTGRNWRGTAFGGAKGRTDVPKIVDWYMNGKIEIDPMITHLLSLDEINKGFELMHSGESIRSVVVY; the protein is encoded by the coding sequence ATGAAAACCCGCGCCGCCGTAGCGTTCGAAGCCAAGAAGCCGCTGGAAATCGTCGAGCTCGATCTCGAAGGCCCGAAGGCCGGAGAAGTGCTGGTCGAGATCATGGCGACGGGCATCTGCCATACCGATGCCTATACGCTTGACGGGCTCGACAGCGAGGGACTGTTCCCGAGCGTGCTCGGGCATGAGGGTGCGGGCATCGTGCGTGAAGTGGGCGCGGGCGTCACCAGCGTGACGCCGGGCGACCATGTCATCCCGCTCTACACCCCCGAATGCCGCCAGTGTAAGTCGTGCCTCAGCGGCAAGACCAACCTGTGCACCGCGATCCGCGCCACGCAAGGCAAGGGGCTGATGCCCGATGGCACCACGCGCTTCTCGTACAAGGGGCAGCCGATCTTCCATTACATGGGCTGCTCGACCTTCTCGAACTTCACCGTGCTTCCCGAGATCGCGGTGGCGAAGATCCGCGAGGACGCGCCGTTCAACAGCGCCTGCTATGTCGGCTGCGGCGTGACGACCGGGGTCGGCGCGGTGGTCAACACCGCCAAGGTGCAGGTCGGCGACAATATCGTCGTGTTCGGGCTGGGCGGGATCGGCCTCAACGTGTTGCAGGGCGCGCGGCTGGCGGGCGCGAACAAGATCATCGGCGTCGACATCAACCCCGATCGCGAGGAATGGGGCCGCCGCTTCGGCATGACCGACTTCATCGACGCGCGCGGCAAATCGCGTGACGAGACGATCGCCGAAATCCTCGCGCTGACCGATGGCGGCGCGGATTATACGTTCGATTGCACCGGCAACACCGAGGTGATGCGCACCGCGCTCGAGGCGTGCCATCGCGGCTGGGGCACCAGCATCGTCATCGGCGTGGCCGAAGCGGGCAAGGAGATCAGCACCCGCCCGTTCCAGCTCGTCACCGGCCGCAACTGGCGCGGCACCGCGTTCGGCGGGGCGAAGGGGCGCACCGATGTACCCAAGATCGTCGACTGGTACATGAACGGCAAGATCGAGATCGACCCGATGATAACCCACCTGCTGAGCCTCGACGAGATCAACAAGGGTTTCGAGCTGATGCACTCGGGCGAGAGCATCCGTTCGGTCGTGGTGTATTGA
- a CDS encoding GntR family transcriptional regulator, producing the protein MTALSNDDSPVYIRLRGTIAAAILRGDYRAGDQLPSVRALAAQHGANPLTVAKAYQTFQDDGYVEVRRGVGMFVLAGAAEKLRDAERALFLTESWPRIRDHIGLLGLDPADLLERSDA; encoded by the coding sequence ATGACAGCGCTCAGCAACGACGACAGCCCCGTATACATCCGGCTGCGCGGTACGATCGCGGCGGCGATCCTGCGTGGCGATTATCGCGCGGGCGACCAGCTTCCCTCGGTGCGCGCGCTCGCCGCGCAGCACGGCGCCAACCCGCTCACGGTGGCGAAGGCGTATCAGACCTTTCAGGACGACGGTTATGTCGAGGTGCGGCGCGGCGTCGGCATGTTCGTGCTGGCGGGCGCGGCGGAGAAGCTGCGCGATGCCGAGCGGGCTTTGTTCCTGACCGAAAGCTGGCCGCGCATCCGCGACCATATCGGGTTGCTCGGTCTCGATCCCGCCGATCTGCTGGAGCGCAGCGACGCCTGA
- a CDS encoding peptide MFS transporter: MAIAESAPGVPADAKTLFGHPRALFMLFFAEMWERFSYYGMRAILVFYLTKHFLFAKDPSYAVYGAYTSLVYVTPVIGGYLADRYLGARKAVLAGGILIAIGHLMIALFEGPVGEQGIYLNGFYLALATIVIGTGFLKANISVLVGQLYARNDIRRDPAFSIFYMGINAGAWIGPIIIGILGETVGWSWGFGAAGIGMVLGQIVFVVFQRELHGVGRPVSPELLRKPVVAGLSREWIIYIAAFLSIGVAWWLIRSEGAVGLLLGGFSALTVALIVYLAVWTLPRVERDRIFAAMFLVALSPLFWALFEQAGSSLNVFTDERVDRVMLGWTVPASVFQSVNSAFIITLAPLFAGLWTWLAKRRLEPSVPLKFGIGLMLVGVGFIVLVAGATASGNGLTPALFIILLYMFHSMAELCFSPIGLSSMTRLSVASMTGLMMGTWFLATAAGNFIASVIAQATGGDNAGPDQVLHVYTSISWFSIGVGVLVVLVSPWVKRLMHLDLLDAPVDHAMLGEAGLAEPAAAGLDTRGETRTR, encoded by the coding sequence ATGGCCATCGCCGAATCCGCCCCGGGCGTGCCCGCTGACGCGAAAACGCTGTTCGGCCACCCCCGCGCGCTGTTCATGCTGTTCTTCGCCGAGATGTGGGAGCGATTCTCCTATTACGGCATGCGCGCGATCCTGGTGTTCTACCTCACCAAGCATTTCCTGTTCGCGAAAGACCCGTCCTACGCGGTGTACGGCGCCTACACCTCGCTGGTATACGTCACCCCGGTGATCGGCGGCTATCTGGCGGACCGGTATCTCGGCGCGCGCAAGGCGGTGCTGGCCGGCGGTATCCTCATCGCGATCGGCCATCTGATGATCGCGCTGTTCGAGGGGCCGGTCGGCGAGCAGGGCATCTATCTCAACGGCTTCTATCTCGCGCTGGCGACGATCGTGATCGGCACCGGCTTCCTCAAGGCCAATATCTCGGTGCTGGTCGGCCAGCTCTACGCGCGCAACGATATCCGCCGCGACCCGGCGTTTTCGATCTTCTACATGGGCATCAACGCCGGCGCGTGGATCGGCCCGATCATCATCGGCATCCTCGGTGAGACGGTGGGCTGGTCGTGGGGCTTCGGCGCCGCCGGCATCGGCATGGTGCTCGGGCAGATCGTGTTCGTGGTGTTCCAGCGCGAGCTTCACGGCGTCGGCCGACCGGTATCGCCGGAGCTGCTGCGCAAGCCGGTGGTGGCCGGGCTGTCACGCGAATGGATCATCTATATCGCGGCCTTCCTCTCGATCGGCGTCGCCTGGTGGCTGATCCGTTCGGAAGGCGCGGTCGGCCTGCTGCTCGGCGGGTTCTCGGCGCTGACGGTGGCGCTGATCGTCTATCTGGCGGTGTGGACGCTCCCGCGCGTCGAGCGCGACCGCATCTTCGCGGCGATGTTTCTCGTCGCGCTCAGCCCATTGTTCTGGGCGCTGTTCGAACAGGCCGGCTCGTCGCTCAACGTCTTCACCGACGAGCGGGTCGATCGCGTGATGCTCGGCTGGACCGTGCCGGCATCGGTGTTCCAGTCGGTCAATTCGGCCTTCATCATCACGCTGGCGCCGCTGTTCGCGGGCCTGTGGACATGGCTCGCCAAACGGCGGCTGGAGCCCAGCGTACCGCTGAAATTCGGCATCGGGCTGATGCTGGTCGGCGTCGGCTTCATCGTGCTGGTCGCCGGCGCCACCGCGAGCGGGAACGGGCTGACCCCGGCGCTGTTCATCATCCTGCTCTACATGTTCCACTCGATGGCCGAGCTGTGCTTCTCGCCGATCGGCCTGTCGTCGATGACGCGGCTGTCGGTGGCGAGCATGACCGGGCTGATGATGGGCACGTGGTTCCTGGCGACGGCTGCCGGCAATTTCATCGCCTCGGTGATCGCGCAGGCGACCGGCGGCGACAATGCCGGGCCGGATCAGGTGCTCCACGTCTACACCAGCATCTCGTGGTTCTCGATCGGCGTGGGCGTGCTGGTGGTGCTGGTCAGCCCGTGGGTGAAGCGGCTGATGCACCTCGATCTGCTCGACGCGCCGGTCGATCACGCGATGCTCGGCGAAGCCGGGCTTGCCGAACCGGCGGCGGCGGGGCTGGATACGCGCGGCGAGACCCGCACGCGCTGA
- a CDS encoding TetR/AcrR family transcriptional regulator, whose product MARPRSEDRRNAIMAAATQIIAAQGLGAPTALIAKAAGVSNGSLFTYFETKADLLNQLYIELKSELGTVAVDGLPVGEGPREQLAHVWEGLLRWSSANPEKRRALKHLNVAEEVVMSSRETVRCGFGEITSLIERARENGPMHAAPYGLFAAFMSAIAEATVDFILQDPENADAHRKTSFDALWRMIG is encoded by the coding sequence ATGGCGAGACCAAGAAGCGAGGACCGGCGCAACGCGATCATGGCAGCGGCGACGCAGATCATCGCCGCGCAGGGTCTCGGCGCGCCGACCGCGCTGATCGCCAAGGCGGCGGGCGTCTCCAACGGATCGCTGTTCACCTATTTCGAGACCAAGGCGGACTTGCTCAACCAACTCTACATCGAGCTAAAGAGCGAACTCGGCACCGTCGCGGTGGACGGCCTGCCGGTCGGGGAAGGCCCGCGCGAACAGCTTGCGCATGTCTGGGAGGGCTTGCTGCGCTGGTCGAGTGCGAACCCCGAAAAGCGTCGCGCCCTCAAGCATCTCAACGTCGCCGAGGAGGTTGTCATGTCGAGCCGGGAGACGGTGCGCTGCGGTTTCGGCGAGATTACCTCGCTGATCGAGCGCGCACGAGAAAACGGCCCGATGCACGCCGCGCCATATGGCCTGTTCGCCGCTTTCATGAGCGCGATCGCCGAGGCGACGGTCGATTTCATTCTTCAGGACCCGGAAAATGCCGACGCCCACCGCAAGACGAGCTTCGACGCTTTGTGGCGGATGATCGGCTGA
- a CDS encoding HlyD family secretion protein: MSDAPDQSVRDDAPAQDQPEAAKKAKLSPVTKLVLLAVVVVLVVLGVLWFIHHQTVGKYLQSTDDATIAADAVVVAPKVSGYVEQVLVIDNQDVKAGDPLVRIDPRDYRAKAEQAQAQIAQAAATTANARAGIAEQYAAIDQARAQLAAARAKAAHDAAEVARYTPLAASGAETRQQLAQLRNVATQSAADVRAQAAALVAQERRITSIRAQVRQGEAQAQGARAQLSAANVDVGATILRAAINGRVGDKSVTLGQFAQAGTRLMSLVPLDKIYVTANFKETQLALMRAGQPATIEVDALGGTELHGHVESVSPGTGGQFSLLPPQNATGNFTKIVQRVPVRIAIEATPAARRLLVPGLSVTVTVNTIAAKGELDHIRDQEKQREKAQSRG, encoded by the coding sequence ATGAGCGACGCCCCCGATCAGTCCGTGCGCGACGACGCGCCGGCGCAGGACCAGCCCGAAGCCGCGAAGAAAGCCAAGCTCAGCCCCGTCACCAAGCTGGTGCTGCTGGCGGTCGTGGTCGTGCTGGTGGTGCTCGGCGTCCTCTGGTTCATCCATCACCAGACGGTCGGCAAATATCTGCAATCGACCGACGACGCGACGATCGCCGCCGATGCGGTCGTCGTCGCGCCCAAGGTGAGCGGCTATGTCGAGCAGGTGCTGGTGATCGACAACCAGGACGTGAAGGCGGGCGATCCGCTCGTCCGCATCGATCCGCGCGACTATCGCGCCAAGGCCGAGCAGGCGCAGGCGCAGATCGCGCAGGCCGCCGCCACCACCGCGAACGCGCGCGCCGGCATCGCCGAGCAATATGCCGCGATCGATCAGGCGCGTGCCCAGCTCGCCGCCGCGCGCGCCAAGGCCGCGCACGATGCCGCCGAGGTCGCGCGCTACACCCCGCTCGCGGCGAGCGGTGCCGAGACGCGCCAGCAACTCGCCCAGTTGCGTAATGTCGCGACGCAATCCGCCGCCGACGTGCGCGCGCAGGCGGCGGCTCTGGTCGCGCAGGAGCGCCGCATCACCAGCATCCGCGCGCAGGTCCGGCAGGGCGAAGCGCAGGCGCAAGGCGCGCGCGCGCAGCTTTCCGCCGCGAACGTCGATGTCGGCGCGACGATCCTGCGCGCCGCGATCAACGGCCGGGTCGGCGACAAGAGCGTGACGCTCGGCCAGTTCGCGCAGGCCGGCACGCGGCTGATGTCGCTGGTGCCGCTCGACAAAATCTATGTGACCGCCAATTTCAAGGAAACCCAGCTCGCGCTGATGCGCGCCGGCCAGCCCGCGACGATCGAGGTCGACGCGCTCGGCGGCACCGAACTGCATGGCCATGTCGAGAGCGTGTCGCCGGGCACCGGCGGGCAATTCTCGCTGCTGCCGCCGCAGAATGCGACCGGCAACTTCACCAAGATCGTCCAGCGCGTGCCCGTCCGCATCGCGATCGAGGCGACACCTGCGGCGCGGCGGCTGCTCGTGCCCGGCCTGTCGGTGACGGTGACGGTCAACACGATCGCGGCGAAGGGCGAGCTCGACCATATCCGCGATCAGGAAAAGCAGCGCGAAAAGGCGCAGTCGCGTGGCTAG